Genomic segment of bacterium:
GTTGGCCGGACGGAGTCTCACCGGGCTGCATACGCACTACGCCCAGGCGGCCGCGGGCGAGCTGCTCGCCCTGACCGGCAGCCACGGCCGTCTGGAGATCGGGGCCAACCGCGCCAGCGCCGCAAACCTGCTCGGCGGGCTCTTGCGCGGGGCCGCGGTGCAACTCCGGAACGAACCGTCTTAAGGCGTATCTTTCTTGACTTTGGATATGCTTTTTGTATCTTTTTTCGATTTCAGGCGTTTTTTCTTGCACTGTCACTCAAGCCGGCCGGCCCCGCTGCTTCTCCCGCGCCGCTGCCTTTCAAGAAGCGAACCGAGTTTCATCTGCCGCCCTCAGCCACCGCCCGCACCGGCTGACAGAGAGGGCGACGCCACAGGATGCAATCAGGCCGATGGCCGAGCGCCGCGGCGTAAATAACCAAAATACTTCCCCGCTCGGGGAAGATGAATGGAGGTCAAAAGCACCATGGCTACCGCCCCGAAAGATATTCCGAGCAACCCCCTGGACACCACCTACTGTGGTGCGCCGATAAACAATATGGTCAAGGGTCTGCCGCGTTTCACCACCTCGCTCTGCCCGGAATGCGGCAAAGCGGTCGAGGCCCGTCTGTTCGAGGAGAACGGCAAGGTCTACATGGACAAGACCTGCCCCGATCACGGCTATGTCAAGGACCTCTACTGGGGGGATGTGGAGCTCTACCTGAAAGCCGAGAAATGGGAGTTCGGCGACGGGCGCGGGCTTTCCAACCCCAGCACCAAACACACCCAGTGTCCCGACAGCTGCGGCCTGTGCGAGAACCACACCAGCCACACCGCCCTGGGCAATATCGACCTGACCAACCGCTGCAACCTGACCTGCCCGATCTGTTTCGCCAACGCCAACGTGACCGGCAAGGTCTACGAGCCGACCAAGGAACAGGTGCTCGAGATGCTCAGCCTGTACCGCAAGGAGGAGCCGGTGGCCGGGCGCATGGTGCAGTTCTCGGGCGGTGAGCCTACAGTCCACCCGGATTTCCTGGAGATCGTGGCCGCGGCCAAGGCCTACGGGTTCAGCCACATCCAGATCGCCTCGAACGGGATCAAGCTCGCCGACTACGAGTTCGCCGAGCGCGCCGCCGAGGCCGGCCTGCACACGGTGTACCTGCAGTTCGACGGGGTGGACGACGAGGTCTACATCCAGACCCGCGGCAAGGCCCTGATGGAGTACAAGCTCCGCACGGTCGAGAACATCCGCAAGCTCGGCCTGAAAATAGTCTACGTCCCCACCATCGTCGGCGGCGTGAACGTGGACCAGGTGGGCAAGATCCTTCAGTTCGCCCTGGACAACATCGACGTCTCCAGCGGCATCAGCTACCAGCCGGTTTCGATCACCGGCCGGATCAGCCGCGAGGAGCGCGAGAAGATGCGTTTCACCCTGCCCGACCTGGCCCGCGAGATCGAGGCCCAGACCGGCATCTGCAGCAAGGACGACTGGTACCCGCTCAGCTTCGTCTCCCCCATTTCGAAGATCATCAGCGCGCTGCGCGGGTCCGAGACAGTGAACATCTCCTGCCACCCGCACTGCTCGCTGGGCACATATCTGTTCATCGAGCACGGCACCAAGCGCGCCATCCCGATCACCCGCTTCGTGGACGTGGAGGGGATGTTCAAGGAGCTCGAGATCCAGGCGGCCAAGACCAGCGCCAGCCGCTTCAAGCGTTTCGCCCAGATGAACGCGTTCTATAAGATACAGAAGTTCTTCGACAAGTCGAAGGCGCCCAAGGGCATGGATTTCACCAAGTTCCTGCAGACCCTGGACGGGTTCTTCGACAAGGAGGCCGGCCGCGGCGAGAAGGACGGCACGTACACCAACAAGACCCTGCTGGTGGCCGGCATGCATTTCATGGACAACTACAACTACGATTTCGAGCGCGTCCGCCGCTGCGTCATACACTACGCCACCCCGGCGGGACGGATCATCCCGTTCTGCAGCTACAACGGCGGGCATTACCAGCGCGAGGCGATCGAGGGGCAGTTCTCCATGACCATGGACGAGTACAAAGCCCATCGCGCCGCCATCCGTCAGCAGAAAGAACAGCAGAACTGACCGCAGCGGCTTGACGGGACTGAAGCCGGGTCAGAGGACCTTAACCAGCGAGCACGCCCTTGTGGGAGGCAATTAAGAAAGCCATCGAAACGGAGGACTGTTTCCTGCTCTGCACCCACCGCGACCCGGACGCGGACGGGGTGGGCTCGCAGCTCGCGCTGCACCACGCCCTGCGCCGGATGGGCAAGAGCGCCACTGTCCTCAACCCCGACACCCTGCCGCACGCCTTGCGTTTTCTGGACCCCGAGGGCGTGGTGGTGGGTTTCGACAGCCTGAGCCCGGAGGAGTCGGCGCGCCGGCTGGACCAGGCCGAGCGGATATTTTTCATCGACGCCGGCATCTGGCGCCGCCTGGGCCCGCTGATGGGCCCCGCGGTCCAGGCTCGCGCGGACAAGGTGCTGATCATCGACCACCACCCCTCCGAGGGCGGTGCGCCGGCCGGGTCGGTGCAGCGCGAGTCGGCCAGCTCCAGCGGCGAGATGGTCTACGATCTGTTCGAGTCGATGGGCCTGCCGCTGGACGAGCGTACGGCGTTCTGTCTGTACAGCGCCATCGCCAAGGACACCGGCTGTTTCCGCTTCGAGAACACCACGCACCGCGTGTTCGAGATCGCCTCGCGCCTGACCCGTTTCGACATCGGGCCGCACCATATCTACGATTACCTGTTCGAGCGCTGGTCCAAGAACAGCGTGGTGCTGCTGGGTCAGGTGCTGGGCACGCTCGCGTTCGCCTACGACAACCGTCTGGCCTGGATCAGCATGACCCGGCGCATGCGCGAGGAAACCGGTGTCCCGGTGGAGGACACCGAGAATTTCATCAACATCATCCGCTCCATCGACCCGGTGCAGGCCTGCATGTTTTTCCGGGAGACCGATGACGGCAAGGTGCGGATCAGTCTGCGCAGCAAGACGCCGCAGGTGGATGTGAACCTGCTGGCCGGCAAGTTCGGCGGTGGCGGGCATAAGCGGGCCTCAGGGGTCCAGATCAAGGGCGAGCTGGACGAGGTGATCCGGCGGGTGGTGGAGGCCGCGGCCGAGTATTTCTGATAACCGAACCTGAATCAGGCTGCCCGCGGCGCGGGCGGCCGATCTGGACGAAAGCCGGCCACGACCGGCTTTTCGGTTCCTGCCCGGAGCCCACTGGGATCGGCTCCGGGCGCATTGTTCCTCACACATATGGGATGCAAATCCTATGGCTGTACATATCGGAGTAGACCTGGGGTCGGTCAGTGTAAAGGCCGCCCTGTTTTCCACCGACCCGGAGGAGCGCGGGTTCTTCGAGTCCCTGCGCGCGGGGGGGCTGTTCGAGCACGTGCTCGAGCTGACCCGCGCCGCGGACGGGGCCGTGTGCCGCGTGGCGGTCACCCCCTACCGGCGCGTTTCCGGCAACCAACTGCGCGAGACCCGCGCCCTGCTGGAGAGCCTCCTGCAGACCGTGGGCGGCCGTCTGGGTGAAGTGGCCGGGACCGGCTCGGGAGCGCCGTTCCTGTCCCGCCAGTTCCAGCTCCCCGCGCAGAACGAGTTCCGCGCCATCGCCAAGGCGGTGGAGCTGCTGAACCCGGATGTGCGCACCGTGTTCGAGATGGGCGGCGAAAATTCGAAGTACCTCCTGCTGGAGCATGACTCGGCCAGCGGCAAGGTCGGGATCGCCGACTACAGCACCAACGGCGACTGCGCCGCGGGCACGGGCGGGTTCCTGGACCAGCAGGCCGGACGGCTGCTCTTCACCGTGGAGCAGATCGGCGAAATCGTGCTGGGCACGCCGCGCGCGGCCCGGATCGCCGGGCGCTGCTCGGTGTTCGCCAAGAGCGACATGATCCACGCCCAGCAGAAAGGCTTCACCCCGGCCGAGATACTGAAAGGCCTCTGCGAGGCCGTGGCCCGCAATTTCAAGAGTGCGATCACCCGGGGTAAGAAAGTCGAGCCGCGCGTGGCGTTCATCGGCGGTGTGGCGGCCAACGGCGGCGTGGTGCAGGCCCTGGAGACAGTGTTCGAATGGGAGCCGGGCACGCTGATCATCCCGCAGCTCCACACCTCGTTCGCCGCGGTGGGCGCGGCGGTCATGGCGGCCGAGCGGGCCGCCGAAAAGGGCGCCTGCGCCTACAGCCTGGATGGCCTGATCGCCGAGGAGCAGCAGTTCCCGCACTCCCAGCCGCTCAGCCTGGAGAACGTGGTCCTGCTGCGCGACCGCATGAGCGTGGTCCCGGCCGCCGAGATAGCCGAGACGCGAGACGCGTTCCTGGGCATCGACATCGGCTCGGTCAGCACCAATCTGGTGGTGATCGACGAGGAAATGAACGTCCTGAAGGAAATCTACCTCCGCACCGAGGCACGCCCGATCGAGGCCGTTTCGAAGGGGCTCAAGGAGATCGAGGCCGATCTGGGCGAGAAGATAGCCATCCGGGGCGTGGGCACCACAGGCTCCGGCCGCGAGCTGATCGGCGAGCTGGTGGGCGCGGACACGGTGCACGATGAGATCACCGCGCACAAGACCGGCGCGGCTTTCATCGGGCGCACGATCCTGGAGATGCAGCCGGACACGATCTTCGAGATCGGCGGCCAGGACTCCAAATATATCAGCCTGGACCAGGGCGTGGTGGTGGATTTCGCCATGAACGAGGCCTGCGCCGCGGGCACCGGCAGTTTCCTGGAGGAGCGGGCCAAGGAGCTGGGGATCCAGATCAAGGACGAGTTCTCGCGGGTGGCCATGTCCAGCCGCACCCCGATCCGCCTGGGCGAGCGCTGCACCGTGTTCATGGAGCAGGATGTCAACGCCTGCCTTCAGCGCGGCGCGCCGCTGGGCGATGTCGTGGCCGGCCTGGCCTACTCCATCGCCACCAACTACATCAACCGCGTGGTGCGCGGCCGCAAGATCGGCAAGGTGATTTTCTTCCAGGGCGGCACGGCCTACAACGACTCGGTGGCCGCGGCGTTCAGCTCCATCCTCGACACCCGGATCATAGTGCCGCCGTTCAACGGCGTGATGGGCGCCCTGGGCGTGGCCCTGCTGGCCCGCGAGAAGATGCTGGGCAGCCAGCGTTCGCAGTTCCGCGGCTTCGACCTGGAAAAGGTCAACTACAGGATGCGCGAGTTCACCTGCAAGGGCTGCACCAATTTCTGCCAGATGCAGGAGTTCACCGTGGAGAACGAGCGCACCTACTGGGGCGACAAGTGCTCGGAGCGCTACCGCAAGGCGGTGAAGGTCGAGCGCGAGCCGGTGATCGAGAACCTGATCGAGTTCCGCCGCAAGCAGCTTCTGGCCGGTTACGACCCGGAGGCCGGCGACGGCCCGGTGGTGGGTATCCCCTGGAGCATGTCCACCTACGAGTGGGCGCCGTTCTGGTTCCGCATTTTCCGTGAGCTGGGCCTCAAGGTGCTGCTCTCTGAGCAGACCACCTCGAGCCTGGTCAACCGGGGCCTGGAATCCGTGGTCTCGGAGCCCTGTTTCCCGATCCAGGCGGCCCACGGCCACCTGCGCTGGCTGATCGACAAGAAGGTGGACTACATTCTTCTGCCCAATTACATCGCCGCGCCGGGCCCGGACCCGGCCGTGGTCGATTTCTACTGCCCCTGGAACATGACCCTGCCCTACGTGGCCAAGAGCGCGCCGTTCATCAGCGCCTACGGCGACCGGCTGATCAGCCCCTCGCTCTGGTTCAACCACGGTGAGGATGAGGTCGTGCGCTCGGTCCACGACTCGCTCAAGCAGGTGGGACTGAGTTTCAAGCTCGCCCGGGTGCGCCAGGCTGTGACTGACGGTTTCGCCGCGCAGCAGGTGTTCCGGAACGCGATCCAGGAGGAGGGCGGCCGCGCCCTGGCCACCCTGGCCAGCCATCACGAGCACGGGATCATCCTGTTAGGCCGGCCCTACAACATCTACGACCGCGGGATCAACCTGGACGTGGCGCACAAGCTGCGCTCGCTTTACGGGGTGAACGTGATCCCCTTGGATTACCTGAACCTGGAGCCGTACTCCCAGGCCCAGCGCGAGGTCCACGACAACATGTTCTGGAGCTACGGCAAGAAAATCCTGGCCGCGGCCGCCTTTGTCCGGAACAAGCCGAAGCTGCACATCATCTACATCACGAATTTCAAGTGCGGACCCGACAGCTATGTCAAGCATTTCATCGCCGAGGCCAGCGGGCGGCCGTACCTGACACTGCAGTTCGACGGGCACAACAACGACGCGGGTATGCTGACCCGCTGCGAGGCCTATCTCGACAGCAAAGGAGTCCTCAGGAGATGGGGAACGACCCAGGAGGAAATGGCGGCCGGCCCAAGCAGTCGATAACCGGACGCCGTCTGTATATACCGGAAATGAGTTTCGGCGGAGCGGTGGCCTTTGCCGCCGCGTTCCGCAGCGTGGGGATCGACGCCGTGGTCAGCCCGGCCTCGGACCACCACACCCTGGAGCTGGGCGGCAAGCACACCTCGGGCGAGGAATGCCTGCCCGCGCGGGTGACTTTGGGCAATTTCCTCAAAGTGACAGAGATGCCCGGTTTCCAGCCGGAGAAAGTCGCCTTCTTCATGCCCACGGCCGAGGGGCCCTGCCGTTTCGGCCAGTACGCACCTTACATCCGCAAGGTGATGCGGGATGTGGGCCTGGAGGACGTGCTGGTGTTCAGCCCCTCCAGCCGGGATGGCTACGAGGGCATGGGCGACCAGGTGAACGTGCTGATGCGCAACGCCCTGCGCGGCCTGATCTGCGCCGACATCCTGCGCAAGCTCCTGCACAAGACCCGCCCCTACGAGACCTCGCCCGGTGACACGGATGCCGAGCACCTGCGCGGCCTCCAGGCCGTGGAAAAGGTGATGGAGGTCCCGCATGTCGACAACAAGACCCGCATGCGCCGGCTGGTCGAGGTGCTGACCGAGACCCGCAACCGTTTCCGCAGCATCCCGGCGCGCTACACCCGCAAGCGTCCGCTGATCGGCGTGGTGGGCGAGATTTTCTGCCGTCTGACCGAGTTCACCAACAGCGACCTGATCCGAAAAGTTGAGGAGCACGGCGGCGAGTGCACCCTGGCCCACATTGTCGAGTGGCTCTGGTACACGAACCTGGAGCAGCAGAAACGTCTGCGCCACCAGGGCAAGAGATTCTCGGTGGACATGCTGGCGGCCAAGATCAAGAACCGCATCCAGCAGAGCGACGAGCACCACCTGTACGCGCCGTTCAAGGAGGACTTTGTCGGCTACGAGGAGCCGCCGATCACCGTGATCCAGGACTACAGCCTGCCCTACCTTCCCTATACCGGGGCCCTGGGCGAGATGGCCCTGAGCGCAGGCAAGACCGTGTTCCACTGGAGCGAGGGTTGCGACGGGGTGATCGACATCTCGCCGTTCACCTGCATGAACGGGATCGTGGTCGAGGCGGTCTATCCCACGATCAGCCGCGACCATGATAACATCCCGATCCGCAATTTCTATTTCGACGGGACCCAGAGCGACCTGGACCGGGACGTGGGCATTTTCATGGAGCTGGCCCGCACCTACCGGGCGCGCAAGAATAAGCCGCGCACCTGGCCGTCCTATTTCCCGGCGGATTGAGATAACGCGGACATGACACGAAGCTTGTAGGGGCAGGCCCCTGTGCCTGCCCTTTTTTTTCCGGGCGGCCACAGGGGGCCGCCCCTGCAAGTGAAGGTTAAGGAGCGCCGATTCTCTCCTGGTTTTCCCGGTCCAGTTCCCAGCGCAGCGGGTTGTTCAGGATGTAATCGCGGATACGGTCCATCCGGTCCGTGCGCCGGACCACGTGCTCGTAGTAACCGCGTTGCCACAACCGCCGCTCGAACGGTGGCCATTGAGCTTGTTTGACACCGTCAGCATATCGTTTGGTGGTCATCGTTTTGAAACGGTGCACCACATCAGGTAGAGACAATCTTGTAGGGGCAGGCCCCTGTGCCTGCCCTGTATTATCCGGGCGGCCACAGGGGGCCGCCCCTACGGTATTGTCGGTCAATAAAATGATTCCGTGAATATGGTTCGGCATCACCACGAAAGCATCAGTTTCGACGCCTGGGTAATGGCCCGGAATTTCATCCCAGACCTTTTGAACCATATATCCCGCTTCGTTCAAATCAATCCGGCCGTCCGTGATCTCACCAAAGAGGTATCGATTCCCCTGCGTGC
This window contains:
- a CDS encoding radical SAM protein, producing the protein MEVKSTMATAPKDIPSNPLDTTYCGAPINNMVKGLPRFTTSLCPECGKAVEARLFEENGKVYMDKTCPDHGYVKDLYWGDVELYLKAEKWEFGDGRGLSNPSTKHTQCPDSCGLCENHTSHTALGNIDLTNRCNLTCPICFANANVTGKVYEPTKEQVLEMLSLYRKEEPVAGRMVQFSGGEPTVHPDFLEIVAAAKAYGFSHIQIASNGIKLADYEFAERAAEAGLHTVYLQFDGVDDEVYIQTRGKALMEYKLRTVENIRKLGLKIVYVPTIVGGVNVDQVGKILQFALDNIDVSSGISYQPVSITGRISREEREKMRFTLPDLAREIEAQTGICSKDDWYPLSFVSPISKIISALRGSETVNISCHPHCSLGTYLFIEHGTKRAIPITRFVDVEGMFKELEIQAAKTSASRFKRFAQMNAFYKIQKFFDKSKAPKGMDFTKFLQTLDGFFDKEAGRGEKDGTYTNKTLLVAGMHFMDNYNYDFERVRRCVIHYATPAGRIIPFCSYNGGHYQREAIEGQFSMTMDEYKAHRAAIRQQKEQQN
- a CDS encoding bifunctional oligoribonuclease/PAP phosphatase NrnA, whose amino-acid sequence is MWEAIKKAIETEDCFLLCTHRDPDADGVGSQLALHHALRRMGKSATVLNPDTLPHALRFLDPEGVVVGFDSLSPEESARRLDQAERIFFIDAGIWRRLGPLMGPAVQARADKVLIIDHHPSEGGAPAGSVQRESASSSGEMVYDLFESMGLPLDERTAFCLYSAIAKDTGCFRFENTTHRVFEIASRLTRFDIGPHHIYDYLFERWSKNSVVLLGQVLGTLAFAYDNRLAWISMTRRMREETGVPVEDTENFINIIRSIDPVQACMFFRETDDGKVRISLRSKTPQVDVNLLAGKFGGGGHKRASGVQIKGELDEVIRRVVEAAAEYF
- a CDS encoding acyl-CoA dehydratase activase, with the translated sequence MAVHIGVDLGSVSVKAALFSTDPEERGFFESLRAGGLFEHVLELTRAADGAVCRVAVTPYRRVSGNQLRETRALLESLLQTVGGRLGEVAGTGSGAPFLSRQFQLPAQNEFRAIAKAVELLNPDVRTVFEMGGENSKYLLLEHDSASGKVGIADYSTNGDCAAGTGGFLDQQAGRLLFTVEQIGEIVLGTPRAARIAGRCSVFAKSDMIHAQQKGFTPAEILKGLCEAVARNFKSAITRGKKVEPRVAFIGGVAANGGVVQALETVFEWEPGTLIIPQLHTSFAAVGAAVMAAERAAEKGACAYSLDGLIAEEQQFPHSQPLSLENVVLLRDRMSVVPAAEIAETRDAFLGIDIGSVSTNLVVIDEEMNVLKEIYLRTEARPIEAVSKGLKEIEADLGEKIAIRGVGTTGSGRELIGELVGADTVHDEITAHKTGAAFIGRTILEMQPDTIFEIGGQDSKYISLDQGVVVDFAMNEACAAGTGSFLEERAKELGIQIKDEFSRVAMSSRTPIRLGERCTVFMEQDVNACLQRGAPLGDVVAGLAYSIATNYINRVVRGRKIGKVIFFQGGTAYNDSVAAAFSSILDTRIIVPPFNGVMGALGVALLAREKMLGSQRSQFRGFDLEKVNYRMREFTCKGCTNFCQMQEFTVENERTYWGDKCSERYRKAVKVEREPVIENLIEFRRKQLLAGYDPEAGDGPVVGIPWSMSTYEWAPFWFRIFRELGLKVLLSEQTTSSLVNRGLESVVSEPCFPIQAAHGHLRWLIDKKVDYILLPNYIAAPGPDPAVVDFYCPWNMTLPYVAKSAPFISAYGDRLISPSLWFNHGEDEVVRSVHDSLKQVGLSFKLARVRQAVTDGFAAQQVFRNAIQEEGGRALATLASHHEHGIILLGRPYNIYDRGINLDVAHKLRSLYGVNVIPLDYLNLEPYSQAQREVHDNMFWSYGKKILAAAAFVRNKPKLHIIYITNFKCGPDSYVKHFIAEASGRPYLTLQFDGHNNDAGMLTRCEAYLDSKGVLRRWGTTQEEMAAGPSSR
- a CDS encoding transposase; this encodes MNEAGYMVQKVWDEIPGHYPGVETDAFVVMPNHIHGIILLTDNTVGAAPCGRPDNTGQAQGPAPTRLSLPDVVHRFKTMTTKRYADGVKQAQWPPFERRLWQRGYYEHVVRRTDRMDRIRDYILNNPLRWELDRENQERIGAP